In Paenibacillus sp. FSL M7-0420, a single genomic region encodes these proteins:
- a CDS encoding ABC transporter permease, giving the protein MNISYKRASAIFVKDYKEFSRNYALSIMLLFPILFALLFKSAGASLPGAAGFLFNSSFVLLTCFAQACLIAEEKERNTLRTLMMTPATTMDVLMGKSSLVFVMSMVVLAISTLLFGYEPANIGVFVAAIVLSIVLYTAAGTICGLYSKTLLDASLSIIPVAFIFMGAPWGAVLAENYPVFGVLDYMPSSQLVHLLNLSPAGYSAGEVWPPLLIIAAWTAVLTLVSVVLYQKRLRDE; this is encoded by the coding sequence ATGAACATCTCCTATAAGCGGGCCAGCGCGATCTTTGTGAAGGATTATAAGGAATTCTCGCGCAATTATGCGCTGTCCATTATGCTGCTGTTTCCGATTCTGTTTGCGCTGCTGTTCAAAAGCGCAGGTGCATCCTTACCGGGAGCCGCCGGATTTCTGTTCAACAGCTCGTTTGTGCTGCTGACCTGCTTCGCCCAGGCTTGCCTGATTGCGGAAGAGAAGGAGCGTAACACGCTGCGGACACTCATGATGACTCCGGCTACAACAATGGATGTGCTGATGGGCAAAAGCAGTCTGGTCTTTGTCATGTCGATGGTGGTTCTCGCCATTTCTACTCTATTGTTTGGCTATGAGCCTGCAAATATAGGGGTATTCGTAGCCGCGATCGTTCTTTCCATTGTTCTCTACACGGCAGCCGGGACGATCTGCGGTCTTTATTCCAAAACCTTACTGGATGCGTCCTTATCGATCATCCCGGTAGCCTTCATCTTCATGGGCGCACCTTGGGGTGCCGTACTGGCGGAGAATTATCCGGTGTTCGGGGTGCTGGATTACATGCCAAGCAGCCAGCTGGTGCACTTGCTGAACCTGAGCCCAGCCGGTTATTCGGCGGGAGAGGTGTGGCCGCCTCTTCTAATCATTGCGGCGTGGACAGCCGTGCTGACCCTTGTGTCTGTGGTGCTGTACCAGAAGCGGCTCCGGGACGAATAG
- a CDS encoding ABC transporter ATP-binding protein, with protein sequence MAVIQVEQIRKTFGARDALTEVSFSIPKGEIFGFLGPSGAGKTTLIKILTAQLKPTGGVAKVFDQPAEAMQQSAQKMRFGILTDNSGLYERLSIEENLELYRKLYDLPRSAVDQVLQFVNLSSERKKKTNTLSKGMRQRVMLACAIIHEPELLFLDEPTSALDPVNSAHIYKGLRYLNEKGTTIFITTHDMAEAELLCNRVAILYQGRIQTIGSPRELKRQHRENLIRVELTSGEAYELPVDGDTADRIADWMKRGLIERVETKEPSLGDIFIKMTGSELL encoded by the coding sequence ATGGCGGTTATTCAGGTAGAACAGATCCGCAAGACCTTCGGGGCGAGAGATGCGCTGACAGAGGTGTCCTTCAGTATTCCAAAAGGGGAGATTTTCGGGTTCCTCGGTCCGAGCGGTGCAGGCAAAACCACCTTGATTAAGATTCTGACTGCACAGCTGAAGCCTACAGGTGGAGTGGCCAAAGTATTCGATCAGCCGGCGGAGGCGATGCAGCAGTCGGCCCAGAAGATGCGTTTTGGCATTCTGACCGATAACAGCGGTCTGTACGAGCGGTTGTCCATAGAGGAGAATCTGGAGCTGTACCGGAAGCTGTATGATCTTCCCCGTTCTGCGGTGGATCAGGTGCTGCAGTTCGTTAATTTAAGCAGTGAGCGCAAGAAGAAAACAAATACGCTGTCCAAAGGGATGCGTCAGCGGGTGATGCTGGCCTGCGCCATTATCCATGAGCCGGAGCTGTTGTTCCTGGATGAGCCGACCTCGGCACTGGACCCGGTGAATTCAGCGCATATCTATAAAGGCTTACGTTATCTGAATGAGAAGGGCACGACCATCTTCATCACGACGCATGATATGGCGGAGGCGGAGCTGCTCTGTAACCGTGTGGCGATTCTCTATCAGGGACGCATCCAGACCATCGGCTCACCAAGGGAGCTGAAGCGGCAGCACCGCGAGAACCTGATCCGGGTGGAGCTGACCAGTGGAGAGGCTTATGAGCTTCCGGTGGATGGGGACACGGCGGACCGGATCGCGGATTGGATGAAGCGGGGACTCATTGAACGGGTAGAGACGAAGGAACCTAGCCTGGGTGATATTTTTATCAAAATGACGGGAAGTGAGCTGCTATGA
- a CDS encoding LytTR family transcriptional regulator DNA-binding domain-containing protein codes for MQFQPIYEDGELIMPKLELDLSANPSVGIITDLRRKQLLMEQLSRESGNYLSWAGQNEYMRLTVEELISFLIRMSGREERAAVLTDYFALKEERKVRLMQLSSSKRVYVTLLRAFFAHQSTLVLEEPYFYLEEQDRRQLKRILDDLSQQKRILILTSNLEDALISCDVIYRLSGSGLHQLDIRDSEEDKQEAVKQDEANITLQKVSTKREDKVILFDPPEIDFIESVEGSILVHVGGEHYDCALTLTQLEARLLNFGFFRCHRSYIVNLQKVREIITWTKNSYSLRLNTGKEAVVPLSRSKLQELKALLKL; via the coding sequence ATGCAATTTCAACCTATATATGAAGACGGAGAATTAATTATGCCGAAGCTCGAGCTTGACCTGTCTGCGAACCCTTCGGTTGGTATTATCACAGATTTGAGGCGCAAGCAGTTATTAATGGAGCAATTGTCCCGGGAATCCGGCAATTATTTGTCGTGGGCCGGGCAGAACGAATATATGCGGTTGACGGTAGAGGAGCTAATCTCGTTTCTGATCCGAATGTCGGGACGGGAGGAGCGGGCGGCTGTGTTGACGGATTATTTTGCGCTGAAGGAGGAACGTAAGGTCAGATTGATGCAGCTCAGCTCTTCGAAAAGGGTGTATGTGACCCTGCTGCGGGCCTTTTTCGCCCATCAGTCCACGCTCGTATTGGAGGAGCCGTATTTCTATCTGGAGGAGCAGGACCGCCGCCAGCTGAAGCGGATACTGGATGATCTGTCGCAGCAGAAAAGGATACTCATTCTGACCTCGAATCTGGAGGATGCGCTGATCTCCTGTGATGTCATCTACCGGCTGAGCGGGTCCGGGCTTCATCAGCTGGATATCCGCGATTCGGAAGAGGACAAGCAGGAGGCAGTGAAGCAGGATGAGGCCAACATCACCTTGCAGAAGGTCTCGACCAAACGGGAGGATAAGGTGATTTTATTTGATCCGCCCGAGATTGATTTTATTGAAAGTGTAGAAGGCTCTATCCTGGTACATGTCGGCGGTGAGCATTATGACTGTGCCCTGACCCTGACCCAGCTTGAAGCGCGGCTGTTGAATTTCGGATTCTTCCGGTGCCACCGCTCCTACATCGTCAATCTGCAAAAGGTACGCGAGATCATTACCTGGACGAAGAACAGCTACAGTCTGCGGCTGAACACCGGCAAGGAGGCCGTGGTTCCGTTATCCCGCTCCAAATTGCAGGAACTTAAGGCGCTGCTTAAGCTGTAA
- a CDS encoding glycoside hydrolase family 88 protein, producing MMNWEQAIEQTLTTTRLNVKRFGKSFPIVSMEDGKYHLTDHTNWTEGFWSGILWLSYEYSRDPEIHAAAIQATDSFRGRMLDGQALDHHDIGFLYSLSAKARWIADKDEASRLLALQAADQLMKRWRPGPQLFQAWGPEGDADNGGRIIIDCLMNLPLLCWASEQTGDPVYARAARIHAETSRRFLVRGDDSSYHTFYFDQQTGDALRGGTAQGYQDGSTWTRGQAWGVYGFALAYRSFQDPHYLETSKRMARYFVEHLPADHVAYWDFDAPQEEGTPRDSSASAITACGLLELLEHLPENDPDRDYFRDAVNKSMASLINHYFTAGHPSEEGFLRHGSYSVRGNASPDDFMIWGDYFFLEALLRLARGIPGYWYERGGDKVK from the coding sequence ATGATGAACTGGGAGCAGGCAATTGAGCAGACGCTTACGACTACGCGGCTTAATGTGAAGCGATTTGGGAAGAGTTTTCCAATTGTAAGTATGGAGGACGGCAAATATCATCTGACCGACCACACCAACTGGACGGAGGGCTTCTGGTCCGGCATTCTATGGCTAAGCTATGAATACAGCCGGGACCCGGAGATTCATGCCGCCGCCATCCAGGCGACAGATTCCTTCAGAGGGCGCATGCTGGACGGGCAGGCGCTGGATCACCACGATATCGGCTTCCTGTACTCGCTCTCGGCCAAGGCCCGCTGGATTGCAGACAAGGATGAAGCCTCGCGTCTGCTCGCCTTGCAGGCAGCGGACCAGCTGATGAAGCGCTGGCGTCCCGGTCCGCAGCTCTTTCAGGCTTGGGGACCCGAGGGCGATGCAGACAACGGCGGACGGATCATCATCGACTGCCTGATGAATCTTCCGCTCCTCTGCTGGGCCAGCGAACAGACCGGCGACCCGGTCTATGCCAGGGCTGCCCGTATCCACGCCGAGACAAGCCGCCGCTTCCTGGTGAGGGGCGACGACTCTTCTTACCATACCTTTTACTTCGACCAGCAGACGGGGGATGCCCTTCGCGGGGGGACGGCGCAGGGGTATCAGGACGGCTCCACCTGGACGCGGGGGCAGGCCTGGGGCGTCTATGGCTTCGCTCTCGCCTACCGCAGCTTCCAAGATCCGCATTATCTTGAAACCTCCAAAAGAATGGCCCGCTACTTCGTGGAGCATCTCCCCGCCGACCATGTGGCCTATTGGGATTTCGATGCCCCGCAGGAGGAAGGCACCCCGCGCGACAGCTCCGCTTCCGCTATCACAGCATGCGGACTCTTGGAGCTGCTGGAGCATCTGCCGGAGAATGATCCGGACCGGGACTATTTCAGGGACGCCGTGAACAAATCCATGGCCTCGCTGATCAATCACTACTTCACCGCAGGCCACCCATCAGAAGAGGGATTTTTGCGGCACGGCTCCTATTCCGTCAGAGGCAACGCCTCCCCGGATGACTTCATGATCTGGGGCGATTACTTCTTCCTGGAGGCGTTGCTGCGTCTTGCACGGGGAATTCCGGGGTATTGGTATGAGCGGGGGGGGGACAAAGTGAAGTGA
- a CDS encoding MBL fold metallo-hydrolase translates to MLNRIESFQGSRHFRLQSIADSVVAAIAAPGTGSLANAAIIDLGGLTLVVDTFATLEAAQDLKAAAEHLTGNPVSYVINTHWHSDHTTGNQVFVPDARLISTSGTHKIMNTFARDRVAQYQNNREKMLEAIGEAELQCEQETDTKLQQEMAWENATDREFVNMLPQLVHTVPTITFDRQMTIHGSNHSAQLITYGGGHTQSDAIVYLPEDKIVIIGDLVLSNHHPVLANANPQEWLHILEQIERLDVETIIPGHGEVCSLQQLHEVKGYISRMIAIVTEAVQNQQSIEEIEIPEEYRAWYFTTYFKTNLNKLYDLITASGN, encoded by the coding sequence ATGCTGAACAGGATTGAATCATTTCAAGGCTCCAGGCATTTCCGGCTGCAATCTATTGCGGATAGCGTAGTTGCAGCAATTGCGGCTCCAGGCACAGGCTCACTCGCAAACGCGGCCATTATTGACCTGGGGGGACTCACTCTGGTAGTGGACACATTCGCGACACTGGAGGCGGCTCAGGATTTGAAGGCTGCTGCTGAGCATCTCACAGGGAACCCTGTATCCTATGTAATCAACACACACTGGCATAGCGATCATACCACTGGCAATCAGGTGTTTGTGCCTGACGCCCGGCTGATTTCCACATCCGGGACCCATAAGATCATGAATACATTCGCCAGAGACCGGGTAGCCCAGTACCAGAACAACAGGGAGAAGATGCTAGAGGCGATCGGAGAAGCTGAATTGCAATGCGAGCAGGAGACAGATACTAAGCTGCAGCAGGAAATGGCCTGGGAGAATGCAACGGACCGTGAATTCGTGAATATGCTTCCGCAGCTGGTGCATACGGTGCCGACGATAACTTTTGACCGGCAAATGACCATTCACGGCAGCAACCACAGCGCCCAGCTCATTACATATGGCGGAGGGCATACGCAGAGCGATGCCATTGTGTACCTCCCGGAAGATAAAATTGTCATCATCGGGGACCTCGTGCTCTCGAACCACCATCCGGTTCTGGCCAATGCCAATCCTCAGGAGTGGCTGCATATTCTGGAGCAGATTGAGCGGTTGGATGTGGAGACGATTATACCGGGGCATGGTGAGGTCTGCTCCCTGCAACAGCTTCATGAGGTGAAGGGATACATAAGCAGAATGATCGCCATCGTGACCGAGGCCGTCCAGAATCAGCAGAGTATTGAAGAGATCGAAATACCGGAAGAATACCGGGCTTGGTACTTCACAACCTATTTCAAGACAAATTTGAATAAGCTCTATGACCTGATTACTGCATCAGGAAATTGA